The Candidatus Thermoplasmatota archaeon genome includes a region encoding these proteins:
- a CDS encoding NAD(P)H-dependent oxidoreductase: MKVLVLYYSKTGNTKKLADAIADGVRQVDNIICVIKSTGEVTKEDFISADGIIAGSPVYYGTMASELKSVFDRFVSIRNKMQDKIGAAFATSADQSGGKETTLLSIIQAMLINGMIIVGDPLDASGHYGVSCTGAPDKETIENARKLGKRVALLIKQLKK, encoded by the coding sequence ATGAAAGTATTAGTACTATACTACTCAAAAACAGGAAATACGAAGAAATTAGCTGATGCGATAGCTGATGGAGTTCGCCAGGTTGATAATATCATATGTGTTATAAAATCAACCGGTGAGGTGACCAAAGAAGATTTTATTTCTGCCGATGGAATCATCGCAGGATCACCGGTCTACTACGGTACAATGGCTTCAGAATTAAAAAGTGTGTTTGATCGGTTTGTCAGCATTCGGAACAAGATGCAAGATAAAATCGGGGCAGCCTTTGCAACCTCCGCTGACCAATCCGGTGGCAAAGAAACAACCTTACTCTCCATCATCCAGGCAATGCTGATTAACGGCATGATTATCGTGGGTGACCCACTTGATGCGTCAGGACATTACGGCGTGTCATGTACTGGAGCTCCTGACAAAGAAACCATTGAAAATGCACGTAAGCTTGGCAAACGGGTTGCCCTCTTGATCAAACAGTTAAAAAAATAA